The following are encoded in a window of Sinorhizobium sojae CCBAU 05684 genomic DNA:
- a CDS encoding GNAT family N-acetyltransferase has protein sequence MTIELLESTGVVETSQACLRKTIAVPTTDVLGRIANLETRLARSASEVDAAQAVRYRVFVEEMKAQVAPEADLHKRDVDSWDAVCDHLLVLDTSIEGDPEEQIVGTYRLLRQDVAERTGGFYSASEFAIDTLLARHPGKRFMELGRSCVLPEYRTRRTVELLWQGNWAYALRHGVDAMFGCGSFPGAVPEEHALALSFLHHNVLARDDWAVAARPELHRTMDLMPSEAINPKKALAALPPLIKGYMRLGAMVGDGAVVDHAFRTTDVLIVLPISNISGRYLNYYGADAGRFAS, from the coding sequence ATGACGATCGAGCTTTTGGAATCGACAGGCGTGGTAGAGACTTCGCAAGCTTGCCTCCGCAAGACGATTGCCGTCCCGACGACGGACGTCCTCGGTCGCATCGCCAATCTCGAGACGAGGCTTGCTCGCTCCGCCTCCGAGGTCGATGCGGCACAGGCGGTGCGCTACAGGGTCTTCGTCGAGGAGATGAAGGCGCAGGTCGCACCGGAAGCCGACTTGCACAAGCGCGATGTGGATAGCTGGGACGCGGTCTGCGATCATCTGCTCGTGCTCGACACTTCGATCGAAGGCGATCCGGAAGAGCAGATCGTCGGCACCTATCGCCTGCTGCGCCAGGATGTCGCCGAGCGGACCGGCGGTTTCTATTCCGCTTCGGAGTTCGCGATCGACACGCTGCTCGCGCGCCACCCCGGCAAACGCTTCATGGAACTCGGCCGCTCCTGCGTCCTGCCGGAATATCGCACCAGGCGTACGGTCGAGCTGCTCTGGCAGGGCAATTGGGCCTATGCGCTGAGGCATGGCGTCGATGCGATGTTCGGCTGCGGCTCCTTTCCGGGCGCCGTTCCCGAGGAGCACGCGCTTGCCCTTTCCTTCCTGCACCACAATGTTCTCGCCCGGGACGATTGGGCGGTCGCCGCGCGGCCCGAGCTTCACCGCACGATGGACCTGATGCCGTCCGAGGCGATCAATCCGAAGAAGGCACTGGCGGCCCTGCCGCCGCTCATCAAGGGCTATATGCGGCTCGGCGCCATGGTCGGCGACGGTGCGGTGGTCGATCACGCCTTCCGCACGACGGATGTACTGATCGTTCTGCCGATCAGCAATATTTCTGGCCGTTATCTCAATTACTATGGCGCTGACGCGGGACGCTTTGCCTCCTGA